One window of Methanobacterium alkalithermotolerans genomic DNA carries:
- a CDS encoding flavodoxin family protein: MEENKSLIVLYSYHHHNTEKIAEAMAPVLNAEIKWPPEIEPEELSNYDLVGFGSGIYSAQHDESLLKLASKLPEANNKKAFLFSTAGITGKSKASKDHSKLREKLESKGYIIVDEFQCKGFNTNSFLKLFGGMNKGRPDSQDLSDAREFAKNLKI, translated from the coding sequence ATGGAAGAAAATAAATCATTAATAGTATTGTATTCATATCACCACCACAACACAGAAAAAATTGCAGAGGCTATGGCTCCGGTACTTAATGCTGAAATTAAATGGCCCCCAGAAATTGAGCCTGAAGAACTTAGTAACTATGATCTGGTGGGTTTTGGTTCTGGAATATACAGTGCCCAGCATGATGAATCTCTACTGAAACTAGCCAGTAAACTACCAGAAGCAAATAATAAAAAAGCATTTCTCTTTTCCACAGCAGGAATAACTGGTAAATCAAAAGCCAGCAAAGATCACTCTAAACTTAGAGAAAAATTAGAATCCAAAGGTTATATTATTGTGGATGAATTCCAGTGTAAAGGTTTTAACACCAATAGCTTCCTTAAATTATTTGGAGGAATGAATAAGGGCCGGCCTGATTCTCAGGACTTGAGTGATGCCCGGGAGTTTGCAAAAAACCTTAAAATATGA
- a CDS encoding winged helix-turn-helix domain-containing protein: MNKVFLWWLITGSKGGENRAKIILELHNRPYNANKLAKKLALDYKTIRHHIDVLKENNLVKSTGETYGALYFLSDEMENVYDTFLDIWKEFKENEDK, from the coding sequence ATGAATAAAGTGTTCCTGTGGTGGTTAATAACTGGCAGTAAAGGGGGAGAAAATAGGGCTAAAATAATACTGGAACTTCATAATAGGCCATATAATGCTAATAAACTTGCCAAGAAACTCGCACTTGACTATAAAACTATAAGACACCATATAGATGTACTAAAAGAAAATAATCTGGTTAAATCTACTGGAGAAACATATGGTGCATTATATTTCTTATCTGATGAGATGGAAAATGTTTATGATACCTTCCTGGACATATGGAAAGAATTTAAGGAAAATGAGGATAAATAA
- a CDS encoding alpha/beta hydrolase gives MEKTPFNFPVGYHKFHPDQLFNYQLNRWYSWGYARKEDMEYAGLKINNFQDWKNTMIKLAQKALQEDRLINAAFYYRAAEFYTFPPDPDKEVLYDKFRDLFYNIFQKELERFKVPYLDGFLPVIKSSPGVMSKGTIVLHGGFDSYMEEFYSWMWYFSRQGYEVIGFEGPGQGLVRKKCGIPLDIEWEKPTSAILDYFTLDEVTLIGISMGGWFALRGAAFEPRIKRVIAQGHALDYMKTANILAQKMLIFFTKYFPNFSNKMALKNLKKGDRQAWTTSNLMYITDKKMPLDAMEIAFRMNEENMHPENINQDVLLLSGREDHFIGFKMHKKQVDVLVNARSLSDRVFTTEDQAQNHCQVGNTKLALDTMLEWLK, from the coding sequence ATGGAAAAAACACCATTCAATTTCCCGGTAGGATACCATAAGTTCCACCCGGACCAATTATTCAATTATCAACTAAATCGCTGGTATTCCTGGGGCTATGCTAGAAAAGAAGATATGGAATATGCCGGTTTAAAAATAAATAATTTCCAGGATTGGAAAAATACAATGATAAAACTGGCCCAAAAAGCCCTCCAAGAAGATAGACTGATTAATGCCGCTTTTTATTACCGGGCCGCTGAATTTTACACATTCCCCCCGGATCCAGATAAAGAAGTGCTCTATGATAAGTTCAGGGACCTTTTTTATAATATATTCCAAAAGGAATTGGAGAGATTTAAAGTACCTTACCTGGATGGATTTTTACCGGTTATAAAATCATCACCTGGGGTAATGAGTAAAGGTACCATAGTTCTGCACGGTGGTTTCGATTCCTATATGGAGGAATTTTATTCCTGGATGTGGTATTTTTCCCGTCAGGGATATGAAGTAATAGGTTTTGAAGGCCCGGGACAGGGATTGGTTCGTAAAAAATGTGGAATACCTCTGGATATTGAATGGGAAAAACCCACCTCAGCAATTTTAGATTATTTCACCTTAGATGAGGTAACTTTGATCGGAATATCCATGGGAGGATGGTTTGCTCTTAGAGGAGCTGCCTTTGAACCTAGAATCAAGAGAGTTATTGCCCAGGGACATGCCCTGGATTATATGAAAACCGCCAATATTTTAGCCCAAAAAATGCTGATTTTCTTTACTAAATACTTCCCCAATTTTTCCAACAAAATGGCTCTAAAAAACCTTAAAAAAGGGGATAGGCAAGCATGGACCACCAGCAATCTAATGTACATCACCGATAAAAAGATGCCCTTAGATGCCATGGAGATTGCTTTTAGGATGAATGAAGAAAATATGCACCCGGAAAATATTAACCAGGATGTATTATTGTTATCTGGAAGAGAAGATCATTTCATAGGTTTTAAAATGCATAAAAAACAGGTAGATGTATTAGTTAATGCCAGATCTCTTAGTGATAGAGTTTTTACTACAGAAGATCAGGCTCAAAATCATTGTCAAGTTGGAAACACTAAATTAGCACTGGACACTATGCTGGAATGGCTTAAATAA
- a CDS encoding MFS transporter, whose amino-acid sequence MDSNLKKDMLLVGILVSFLTPFVRSSINLALPELGNEFHLSALFLSEISLVYLLVNAILYIPLGRMGDIYGQKRIFQYGLIIFTISSLLSAFSTSGEMFFIIRIFQATGNAMIFANLNALISSVFPENERGKAFGLTSMGVFVGLILGPILGGATIEILGWRALFYVDTLIGLIAAIYAIKRFKYDWIVAPGEKLDILGSVLLGISLISIIYGFTNISYPSSLFIIIGGIITLSLFYLIQKRVTYPLLNLDLFKSKSFTFGNITGFLNYGAFVSVGFILSLYLQYLKGYHPLIAGLVVSIQAIMMVLVSPFAGKLADKIAPENVSTAGMVITTIGVALMTLINFHNAHYLGTISLIIFGGGIGLFYASNTKVVLSSVDKKYFGVASATLSNSRSLGQIFGLGIVSLVISAIMGQAQIVPANYPELIESIRISLGAIALLSGLGIFTSLFKD is encoded by the coding sequence ATGGACAGTAATCTTAAAAAGGACATGCTGCTGGTGGGAATTTTAGTATCCTTCCTCACCCCCTTTGTTAGATCATCCATTAATCTGGCCTTACCTGAGCTGGGTAATGAATTTCATTTATCGGCTTTATTTTTATCTGAGATATCTCTGGTTTATTTACTGGTTAATGCCATACTCTACATCCCCCTGGGGAGGATGGGGGATATCTATGGACAAAAACGTATCTTTCAATATGGATTAATCATTTTTACTATAAGCTCACTTTTATCTGCTTTTTCCACTTCTGGAGAAATGTTCTTTATTATCCGCATTTTTCAAGCTACCGGGAATGCCATGATATTTGCTAATTTAAATGCTTTGATATCCTCAGTATTTCCAGAAAATGAAAGAGGAAAAGCATTTGGTTTAACCTCCATGGGTGTTTTTGTGGGGTTAATATTGGGGCCTATACTGGGAGGGGCTACAATAGAAATTTTGGGATGGAGGGCCTTATTCTACGTGGATACTCTGATAGGATTAATAGCAGCCATCTATGCTATCAAACGCTTTAAATATGATTGGATAGTTGCCCCTGGAGAAAAATTAGATATTTTAGGATCAGTACTCCTGGGAATATCATTAATAAGTATAATTTATGGATTTACCAATATATCTTACCCGTCCAGCCTGTTTATTATAATCGGGGGAATAATTACCCTTTCCCTGTTTTATCTAATCCAGAAAAGAGTTACTTATCCTCTCCTTAATTTAGACTTATTTAAAAGTAAAAGTTTCACCTTTGGAAACATCACCGGATTTTTAAATTATGGAGCCTTTGTATCGGTAGGATTCATTCTGAGTCTCTATTTACAGTACTTAAAAGGTTATCATCCTCTAATAGCAGGTTTGGTTGTTTCTATTCAAGCCATAATGATGGTTCTGGTGTCTCCTTTTGCTGGAAAATTAGCCGATAAAATCGCACCAGAAAATGTATCCACTGCCGGGATGGTGATAACCACCATTGGTGTAGCTCTAATGACTCTTATTAATTTCCACAATGCCCACTATCTGGGAACAATTTCACTTATTATTTTTGGTGGAGGTATAGGTTTATTCTATGCCTCTAATACCAAGGTGGTTCTCTCCTCAGTGGATAAAAAGTATTTTGGGGTGGCCAGTGCCACCTTAAGTAACAGCCGATCCCTGGGACAGATATTTGGATTAGGTATAGTAAGCCTGGTGATTTCTGCTATTATGGGACAAGCCCAGATCGTACCAGCTAATTATCCGGAGTTAATTGAAAGTATTCGAATCTCCCTGGGGGCCATAGCGCTTTTAAGTGGTCTGGGTATTTTCACCTCCTTATTTAAGGATTAA
- a CDS encoding type II toxin-antitoxin system VapC family toxin — MPDKYVLDSSIIAAVFFQEKSSSKAEQIVSSSELITLDLAMAEVSNVAWKRIKIFQDDPEIIYEALKNSVEFIKTACQVIRTEELIEDSFSIALNKNVTIYDALFLAASQKINVPLLTLDKRLAKTSQEVELL; from the coding sequence GTGCCAGATAAATACGTTCTGGACTCCAGCATTATAGCTGCTGTATTCTTCCAGGAAAAATCCTCCTCTAAAGCCGAACAAATAGTAAGTAGTAGTGAACTTATTACCCTGGATCTAGCTATGGCTGAAGTATCCAATGTGGCCTGGAAAAGGATTAAAATCTTCCAGGATGATCCGGAGATAATCTATGAAGCATTAAAAAATAGTGTGGAATTTATAAAAACTGCCTGCCAGGTTATAAGAACAGAGGAACTAATAGAAGATTCTTTCTCCATTGCCTTAAATAAAAATGTAACTATTTATGATGCCTTATTTTTGGCTGCTTCCCAAAAAATTAATGTGCCCCTTTTAACTCTGGATAAAAGGCTAGCTAAAACCAGTCAGGAAGTTGAGCTCTTGTAG
- the vapB gene encoding type II toxin-antitoxin system VapB family antitoxin, translated as MSTKSVYSIRIPKEYRDMMEEMDDINWQEEIRKLAMDLIQKKCKHKLLKEAKKLRNEMKTIESAKLIREDRSAR; from the coding sequence ATGTCTACAAAATCTGTTTACAGTATTCGTATACCTAAAGAGTATAGGGACATGATGGAAGAAATGGATGATATTAACTGGCAGGAAGAAATTAGAAAATTGGCCATGGATTTAATCCAGAAAAAATGTAAACATAAACTTCTAAAAGAAGCAAAAAAGCTGAGAAATGAAATGAAGACTATTGAATCAGCAAAACTCATAAGAGAGGATCGGAGTGCCAGATAA
- a CDS encoding GNAT family N-acetyltransferase, with product MNIPAQDEDVLLYLDVKAQEKFLPAVLKVVKDISLLCGFDKKTAQGIVLATEEACSNVIEHAYGPDEEGRYQVEIKRKPGKMVVKVKDQGIPFNLGLLKEDELQQIGFRLMKAYSDDVKSKYRGKNGKEVKLIKYVPVEAVDKTGLNHTGEEVAPLTEEVTLRIMKPSDAVNLARCIYRVYGYTYPHEAVYYPELFANLVESGMVTSCVAVNPSGEVVGHLGVFIDEVGDLVGESALAVVDPRYRGRGLFPRMKKMMMSEIKRRGFKGLYSRAVTVHEASQRANVKMGAAETGFILAHSPPTAIFKKMTTKKDHLRRTVALFYIGVAPDEIQEVYLPPQHEKILKRIYKHAGLKRIYQKSDQVGKVYPDSLIHIHVLSETSSAFLRVERYGESFLKELALKVQDLCQHKIELIVLDLPLNDPVTSWMCAEIEKMGFFFSGLMPEYLQGDALRLEYLNNVPFHPDTVDVYSDFGKELFRYVVGEWQAHQKFI from the coding sequence ATGAATATTCCGGCCCAGGATGAAGATGTGCTCTTATACCTGGATGTTAAGGCCCAGGAGAAATTTTTACCCGCCGTGCTTAAAGTGGTAAAGGATATCAGTCTTCTTTGTGGATTTGATAAGAAGACTGCCCAAGGGATAGTGTTAGCCACCGAGGAAGCCTGCAGTAATGTGATTGAACACGCCTATGGTCCTGATGAAGAGGGCCGCTACCAGGTGGAGATTAAAAGAAAACCCGGTAAAATGGTGGTTAAGGTAAAAGACCAGGGCATACCCTTTAATCTGGGACTTTTAAAAGAGGATGAACTGCAGCAAATAGGCTTCCGCCTTATGAAAGCCTACAGTGATGATGTTAAAAGTAAATACCGGGGTAAAAATGGTAAAGAAGTTAAACTCATCAAATACGTCCCGGTAGAAGCTGTGGATAAAACCGGGCTAAATCATACCGGTGAGGAAGTGGCACCACTAACTGAAGAGGTAACCCTGAGGATAATGAAACCCTCTGATGCAGTAAATCTGGCCCGGTGCATCTACCGGGTTTATGGTTACACCTATCCCCATGAAGCAGTCTATTATCCAGAATTATTTGCAAATCTGGTTGAATCGGGAATGGTTACTTCTTGCGTGGCCGTAAATCCATCGGGAGAGGTGGTGGGTCATCTGGGAGTTTTTATTGATGAAGTAGGAGATCTGGTGGGTGAGTCTGCCCTGGCAGTGGTGGATCCCCGTTACCGGGGCCGGGGTCTTTTTCCCCGGATGAAAAAGATGATGATGAGTGAAATAAAACGCCGGGGATTTAAAGGCCTCTACAGTCGGGCTGTCACCGTCCATGAGGCCTCCCAAAGAGCCAATGTAAAGATGGGTGCAGCTGAAACCGGATTCATATTAGCCCATTCACCCCCCACCGCCATATTCAAAAAGATGACCACCAAAAAGGACCACTTAAGACGGACGGTGGCCCTCTTCTATATCGGGGTGGCCCCAGATGAGATCCAGGAAGTGTACCTGCCCCCGCAACATGAGAAGATTTTAAAAAGAATCTATAAACATGCCGGTTTAAAGCGAATTTACCAGAAATCTGACCAGGTAGGTAAGGTTTATCCTGATTCTTTAATCCATATCCATGTATTATCCGAAACCTCCAGTGCCTTTTTAAGGGTGGAGCGGTACGGAGAATCATTTTTAAAAGAGCTGGCCTTAAAGGTGCAGGATCTATGCCAGCATAAAATAGAACTAATTGTCCTGGATTTACCCTTAAACGATCCGGTAACCAGCTGGATGTGTGCTGAAATAGAGAAGATGGGCTTTTTCTTCTCCGGCCTTATGCCAGAATATCTACAGGGAGATGCCCTGCGATTGGAGTACCTTAATAACGTACCCTTCCATCCCGATACGGTGGATGTGTATTCTGATTTTGGTAAAGAGTTATTCCGATACGTGGTGGGGGAGTGGCAGGCCCATCAGAAATTCATTTAG
- a CDS encoding M20 metallopeptidase family protein — MKKLSWEVINITPLKNEIESLTQSFASKQIEIFRWLHQHPELAYEERETGKFIQEYLETLPGVEVSYPVAKTGLKAVLSGGKSGISVGLRADMDALPVKEETGLPYASIVKADYNGYETDVSHVCGHDSNMAIALGTATVLSQLRDKIKGKVVFLFQPAEEGAPTGVDGGALQMIKEGVLDDPPVKAVVGLHANNTCYPGQVMVREGATHASQDSIFIRIIGEQAHGSQPWSGKDPIVAGASLINSLQTLISREVDLQKGAAVITVGYFWGGVKVNIIPEGADMGLTVRSLDMDNRDIMIKRIKELAQQKADMHGCQAEVVYGQHYPLNINNEALYQELLPTLERVARAENVLYYLSSTKSEDFSHFSQKLPSLYMYYGVAPQDKPLSQSKPNHHPEFQVDEAALEFATRLECNMLLDLLENPEKIP; from the coding sequence ATGAAAAAATTATCCTGGGAGGTTATTAACATCACCCCTTTAAAAAATGAAATAGAATCATTAACCCAGTCTTTTGCCTCTAAACAAATCGAAATCTTCCGCTGGCTGCACCAGCACCCGGAACTGGCCTATGAAGAAAGAGAAACCGGTAAGTTCATCCAGGAATATCTGGAAACCTTACCGGGAGTGGAGGTATCCTATCCGGTGGCTAAAACCGGATTAAAAGCAGTTTTATCTGGTGGAAAATCCGGGATTAGTGTGGGTCTGCGGGCGGATATGGATGCCCTGCCGGTAAAAGAAGAAACCGGATTACCCTATGCATCGATAGTTAAAGCAGATTATAATGGTTATGAAACCGATGTATCCCATGTATGTGGCCATGATTCCAATATGGCCATTGCCCTGGGCACCGCCACGGTCCTCAGCCAGTTAAGGGATAAAATAAAGGGTAAGGTGGTTTTCCTTTTCCAGCCCGCAGAAGAAGGGGCACCTACCGGGGTTGATGGCGGGGCCCTGCAGATGATAAAAGAGGGCGTACTGGATGATCCTCCGGTTAAGGCCGTGGTGGGTTTACATGCTAATAACACCTGCTATCCCGGTCAGGTGATGGTCCGGGAAGGGGCCACCCATGCCAGCCAGGACAGTATATTCATCCGGATTATTGGAGAACAGGCCCATGGCTCACAGCCCTGGAGTGGTAAAGACCCCATTGTAGCTGGTGCATCATTAATTAATTCACTGCAGACCTTGATTAGCCGGGAAGTGGATTTGCAAAAGGGTGCCGCGGTTATAACCGTGGGTTACTTCTGGGGCGGGGTTAAGGTGAATATCATACCAGAAGGGGCGGATATGGGGCTAACTGTCAGATCACTGGATATGGACAACCGGGACATAATGATAAAAAGGATTAAGGAATTGGCCCAGCAAAAGGCAGATATGCACGGCTGCCAGGCGGAAGTGGTGTATGGCCAGCACTACCCCTTGAATATTAATAATGAAGCCCTGTACCAGGAGTTGTTACCTACCCTGGAAAGGGTGGCCCGGGCGGAAAATGTGCTCTACTATCTATCCTCCACCAAGTCTGAGGATTTTTCCCATTTTTCCCAGAAATTACCCTCCCTGTACATGTATTATGGTGTAGCACCACAAGATAAACCATTATCCCAATCCAAACCCAACCATCACCCGGAGTTTCAGGTGGATGAGGCTGCTTTAGAGTTTGCCACTCGGTTGGAGTGTAATATGCTTCTGGATTTACTGGAGAATCCTGAAAAAATCCCCTAG
- a CDS encoding ATP-binding protein, whose translation MNSEELSRYVFAKLSEAKKLSQDNIKLDDILLDHRTTYFQIEKHVNEFLEGYTENRFVIMPGLRGIGKTTILFQIYNYLIQKKGIKSDRILYISMDELSAYLGTGLLEAIDVFIEDVHNTSLVNLDQELFILVDEAHYDNKWSQSGKIVYDKSKKIFIIFTGSSALSLEMNVDAARRIKKEPVFPLNFSEYNLLKNKIHLSPDLSESLRDLIFKGDESSLAYASQQEIEMKKNLIKLGRPLEKEWENFLWGRDFPFGLNMEKEEFYERIFTMINRVIEKDVFSLHSFNIKTRNTISRIITFLALQDPGGTSDAKLGNLLEKSPKLIREILSILEKTHLVFSVKPYGTAGKMVRKPWKYYFLSPSINAAMRFKLGKYDPWDRKLLGVLAENMVASYFFRLKETSYIPSGIFYDPGKNGVDFLLQSTHEGLIPVEVGVGKKDKSQITKATRKYKSNYGILISNRTSKIRKEDKIILIPISTFSFI comes from the coding sequence ATGAATTCTGAAGAATTGTCCCGTTATGTATTTGCCAAATTGTCTGAGGCTAAAAAGTTATCACAGGATAATATTAAGCTAGATGATATTCTCCTGGACCACAGAACAACCTATTTTCAGATTGAAAAACATGTAAATGAATTTTTAGAGGGGTATACTGAAAATAGATTTGTTATTATGCCTGGTTTGAGGGGGATTGGTAAAACAACAATCTTATTCCAGATATACAACTATCTAATACAAAAAAAAGGCATAAAATCAGACAGGATTCTTTATATTTCCATGGATGAATTAAGCGCCTATTTAGGTACCGGGCTATTAGAAGCCATAGATGTTTTCATAGAAGATGTTCATAATACCTCCCTGGTAAATCTGGACCAGGAATTATTTATTCTAGTGGATGAGGCTCATTATGATAATAAATGGTCACAGTCAGGTAAGATAGTCTATGATAAAAGTAAAAAAATATTTATTATATTTACTGGTTCCTCGGCTCTGAGCTTGGAGATGAATGTGGATGCGGCCCGAAGAATAAAAAAAGAACCGGTATTTCCCCTGAATTTCTCAGAATATAATTTATTAAAAAATAAAATCCATCTTTCACCTGATTTATCTGAAAGTTTAAGAGATTTGATTTTTAAAGGGGATGAAAGTTCACTAGCATATGCCTCCCAACAAGAAATTGAAATGAAAAAAAACCTGATAAAATTAGGCCGGCCTCTTGAAAAAGAATGGGAAAATTTTTTATGGGGTAGGGATTTCCCTTTCGGATTGAATATGGAAAAAGAAGAGTTCTATGAACGAATATTCACCATGATAAACCGGGTGATAGAAAAAGATGTATTTTCTCTACATTCTTTTAATATAAAAACAAGGAATACTATATCTCGAATCATCACTTTTTTAGCTCTACAGGATCCAGGGGGAACCTCTGATGCAAAACTGGGAAATTTATTAGAAAAATCACCAAAATTAATTAGAGAAATACTGAGCATACTGGAAAAAACTCACCTGGTTTTCAGTGTAAAGCCCTATGGTACTGCTGGAAAAATGGTAAGAAAACCATGGAAATATTATTTCTTATCTCCCAGCATTAATGCCGCAATGAGATTCAAATTAGGTAAATATGATCCCTGGGACAGGAAACTCTTAGGAGTTTTAGCTGAAAATATGGTGGCATCCTATTTCTTCCGGCTAAAAGAAACCTCTTATATTCCTTCTGGAATATTTTATGATCCTGGAAAAAATGGTGTAGATTTTTTACTACAAAGTACACATGAAGGCCTGATACCGGTGGAAGTAGGTGTGGGAAAAAAGGACAAAAGCCAAATAACTAAAGCCACTCGTAAATATAAATCTAATTATGGAATTCTAATATCCAATAGAACCAGCAAAATAAGAAAAGAGGATAAAATAATTTTAATTCCCATAAGCACCTTTTCTTTTATCTAA
- the rfbB gene encoding dTDP-glucose 4,6-dehydratase, with amino-acid sequence MMRVLITGGAGFIGSNFIHYFLDKHPDYEVINLDALTYCGNLENLIKVEDNPHYTFIKGDINDKKLLEKVMPGVDYVVHFAAESHVDRSIEDPGIFIHSNIQGTQVLLEAALKAKVKCFLQVSTDEVYGSLGKTGYFTEKTPLAPNSPYSASKAGADLMVRAYHETFGLPVNITRCSNNYGPYQFPEKLIPLMITNALEDKKLPVYGDGLNIRDWLHVQDHCQALDTVLHEAPAGEVYNIGGNNEKTNLEIVKKILDYLDKDESLIEFVKDRLGHDRRYAIDATKIKDDLGWEPSYTFSKGIKETIDWYLENRDWWGKIKSGEYLEYYAKMYGVR; translated from the coding sequence ATTATGCGCGTACTAATTACCGGAGGGGCAGGTTTTATTGGCAGTAACTTCATCCACTACTTTCTGGATAAGCACCCGGACTATGAAGTAATAAACCTGGATGCCCTCACCTACTGCGGTAACCTGGAAAATTTAATAAAAGTGGAGGATAACCCCCACTACACCTTTATAAAAGGGGATATAAATGATAAAAAACTCCTGGAAAAGGTCATGCCTGGGGTGGATTACGTGGTGCATTTTGCAGCCGAATCCCATGTGGACCGCAGTATCGAGGACCCGGGAATATTCATCCACTCCAATATCCAGGGCACCCAGGTACTCTTAGAAGCAGCCTTAAAAGCAAAGGTTAAATGTTTTTTACAGGTATCCACCGATGAAGTCTATGGATCTTTAGGTAAAACCGGTTACTTCACTGAAAAGACTCCCTTAGCACCGAATAGTCCCTATTCAGCCAGTAAGGCCGGGGCGGATTTAATGGTAAGGGCCTACCATGAGACCTTTGGTTTGCCGGTTAATATCACCCGCTGCTCGAATAACTACGGACCCTACCAGTTCCCGGAAAAACTAATACCCCTCATGATTACCAATGCCCTGGAGGATAAAAAATTGCCAGTTTATGGGGATGGCTTGAATATCCGGGACTGGTTGCATGTCCAGGATCACTGCCAGGCCCTGGACACAGTTCTCCATGAAGCTCCCGCAGGGGAAGTATACAATATCGGTGGTAACAATGAGAAGACCAACCTGGAAATAGTTAAAAAGATTTTAGATTATCTGGATAAGGATGAGTCTTTAATTGAGTTTGTTAAGGATCGTTTAGGGCATGATCGACGTTATGCCATTGATGCTACCAAAATTAAGGACGATTTAGGTTGGGAGCCTTCTTATACATTTTCTAAGGGTATAAAAGAGACTATTGACTGGTATTTAGAGAATAGGGATTGGTGGGGTAAGATTAAAAGTGGGGAGTACCTGGAGTATTATGCTAAGATGTATGGTGTAAGGTAG
- a CDS encoding PqqD family protein encodes MMDDTTLVSISKQAVHCDLEEEVVILGLDDGVYYGLNPVAAFIWNTIQTPHTVGELKEKILAEYDVTEDICQVDLLEILQKLLDNKLIEIKE; translated from the coding sequence ATGATGGATGATACAACCCTGGTTTCTATTAGTAAACAGGCCGTACACTGTGACCTGGAAGAGGAAGTGGTGATTCTGGGCCTGGATGATGGAGTATATTATGGCTTAAACCCGGTGGCGGCCTTTATCTGGAACACTATCCAGACACCTCACACCGTGGGAGAGTTAAAAGAAAAGATACTGGCTGAATACGATGTCACCGAAGACATCTGCCAGGTGGATCTTTTAGAGATACTGCAAAAACTATTGGATAATAAGTTAATTGAAATAAAAGAATGA
- a CDS encoding lasso peptide biosynthesis B2 protein yields the protein MLILNFYKLKKPCKVLVVQALVLQWFIRIILWVLPFSFIKKRFIKGEVPTRKRSKVPLKSVMWGVRVTSRYIVSSTCLTRGLTGHIMARWYHYPTTLRIGVGKFEGEFEAHAWLEYEGEVVLGMAQKEYVELLNLGQGY from the coding sequence ATGTTGATTTTAAACTTCTATAAACTAAAAAAGCCCTGTAAAGTGCTGGTAGTACAGGCCCTGGTGTTGCAGTGGTTTATAAGGATCATACTATGGGTTTTACCCTTTTCTTTTATAAAAAAAAGGTTTATAAAAGGGGAAGTACCCACCAGAAAAAGGTCTAAAGTTCCCTTAAAAAGTGTGATGTGGGGAGTTAGAGTAACTAGCAGGTACATCGTTTCCTCCACCTGTTTAACCCGGGGCTTAACCGGGCATATAATGGCCAGGTGGTATCATTATCCTACCACTTTACGGATAGGTGTGGGTAAATTTGAAGGGGAATTTGAAGCTCATGCCTGGTTGGAATATGAGGGGGAAGTGGTTTTAGGTATGGCCCAAAAGGAATATGTGGAGTTATTGAATCTGGGCCAAGGATATTGA